One segment of Candidatus Glassbacteria bacterium DNA contains the following:
- a CDS encoding damage-inducible protein DinB encodes MKQLIEKLYDWNFWGNRRALEMLRENGGGTENMLGLMSHILASEQIWLTRLQGEDSSYIEIFPAFDDERCAAVLDGNERDWRKYLMALEGEKLFYLLKYKNQFGVEYETAVADILMHVSSHGHYHRAQIAAAARQAGWKTVNTDYISFVRELERAGRAH; translated from the coding sequence GTGAAACAACTGATCGAAAAGCTCTACGACTGGAACTTCTGGGGAAACCGCCGTGCCCTGGAAATGCTGCGCGAAAACGGCGGGGGTACTGAAAACATGCTCGGGCTGATGTCCCATATCCTGGCCAGCGAGCAAATCTGGCTGACCCGCCTTCAGGGTGAGGATTCTTCGTATATCGAGATCTTCCCGGCGTTCGACGATGAGCGGTGCGCGGCCGTGCTGGACGGGAACGAGAGAGATTGGCGGAAATACCTGATGGCGCTCGAGGGGGAGAAGCTGTTCTACCTGCTGAAATATAAAAACCAGTTCGGGGTTGAATATGAAACCGCCGTCGCGGACATCCTGATGCACGTCAGCTCCCACGGCCACTACCATCGGGCGCAGATTGCAGCCGCGGCCCGCCAGGCCGGCTGGAAAACGGTTAACACGGACTATATCTCGTTTGTACGCGAGTTGGAAAGAGCCGGCAGAGCGCATTAG
- a CDS encoding SDR family oxidoreductase: protein MFDLSGRVALVTGASRGIGRAVAAGLASAGADVAVVSRGEALAETGAEIEKLGRRTLVMREDLAEPETAAKVVGRTVEAMGRLDILVNNAGTTRRAPCEDFSDRDWNAVMRINLDAVFRLCREAGKVMLKQGYGKIVNIASLMSFQGGWTTPAYTASKHAVAGLTKSLANEWSSRGITVNALAPGYVKTEVTEPLLADPVRRPKIDERIPQGRWAEPEDMVGPVLFLASDASAYVQGHVLVADGGWLGR from the coding sequence ATGTTCGACTTGTCAGGTAGGGTTGCGCTCGTTACCGGCGCCAGCCGCGGAATCGGCAGGGCGGTGGCGGCAGGCCTGGCAAGCGCCGGGGCCGACGTGGCCGTGGTGAGCCGGGGAGAGGCGCTCGCTGAAACCGGCGCGGAAATCGAGAAGCTGGGCCGCAGGACGCTGGTCATGCGCGAGGACCTGGCCGAGCCTGAAACCGCGGCAAAGGTTGTCGGGCGGACGGTCGAGGCAATGGGCAGGCTGGATATCCTGGTCAACAACGCGGGCACAACCCGGCGCGCTCCCTGCGAGGATTTTTCCGACCGGGACTGGAACGCGGTGATGCGGATCAATCTCGACGCTGTCTTCCGTCTCTGCCGCGAAGCCGGCAAAGTAATGCTGAAACAGGGCTACGGGAAAATAGTTAATATCGCCAGCCTGATGAGTTTCCAGGGCGGCTGGACAACCCCGGCCTATACGGCCAGTAAGCACGCCGTGGCCGGACTGACCAAAAGCCTGGCCAACGAGTGGTCATCGCGCGGAATCACGGTCAATGCGCTGGCCCCGGGATATGTGAAAACAGAGGTCACGGAGCCGCTGCTGGCTGATCCGGTGCGGCGGCCGAAAATCGACGAACGGATTCCGCAGGGCCGCTGGGCGGAACCCGAGGACATGGTGGGTCCCGTGCTGTTCCTGGCTTCCGATGCCTCGGCCTATGTACAGGGCCACGTGCTGGTCGCGGATGGCGGCTGGCTGGGCCGCTGA
- a CDS encoding oligosaccharide flippase family protein: protein MFNKLLKKLDETDLSLARGSISSIAVKVFGLIAALGAEVLLTRNLGPSAYGVYAFVFQTLAILSVAAKFGQDAVCLRFVAAYRSSGRFSELKGILRFSGTLAAALGCLIGAGLWLVFQRYSFVFDAEVREGLAVGALAMPLIPLLAVRESALQGLKYPALGQISSRIIYPLALITFLTASLAITSQLDSGHAILCAVAANVVAIVSVITLLARSVPGEVNKAVTVLRPKEWIIVGVGMLLVSGQYILMNRVDILMLEPMAGKEATGIYAVCVRLAWLVSFFIQAASVIAAPLISELYSSGQASKLQRIVHLTIVISSACSAVIFLALVLFGELVLGVFGPAFPRGYQVLVILAGAQLFNALTGPSGFLLTMTGHERLLGLLMFTALVLNCTLNFIMIPAYGMAGAACATGITTVLWNTVSVIMIRKKVGIYPVLGLSHLPPRQLNGEG from the coding sequence ATGTTTAACAAACTCTTGAAAAAGCTGGATGAGACAGATTTGTCTTTAGCCCGTGGTTCGATCAGCTCGATTGCGGTCAAGGTTTTCGGTCTTATAGCGGCCCTTGGCGCAGAGGTATTGCTGACCCGCAACCTGGGCCCCTCAGCTTACGGTGTATACGCCTTTGTGTTCCAGACACTGGCGATTCTCAGCGTGGCCGCTAAATTCGGCCAGGATGCTGTCTGCCTGAGATTTGTGGCAGCTTACCGCAGTTCCGGCAGATTCAGCGAGCTAAAGGGTATTCTGCGATTCAGCGGTACTCTGGCAGCCGCGTTGGGTTGCCTGATCGGAGCCGGACTGTGGCTTGTTTTCCAAAGGTACAGCTTTGTGTTTGACGCCGAGGTGCGCGAAGGTTTGGCAGTGGGGGCGCTGGCCATGCCCTTGATTCCTTTGCTGGCAGTCAGGGAGTCCGCCCTGCAGGGATTGAAATATCCAGCCCTGGGCCAAATTTCTTCCAGAATAATCTATCCACTTGCGCTGATTACTTTCCTGACAGCCAGCTTAGCAATCACCAGCCAGTTAGACAGCGGCCATGCTATCCTCTGCGCTGTAGCGGCCAATGTCGTGGCGATAGTATCGGTTATCACGCTTCTGGCCCGTAGTGTTCCCGGGGAGGTAAATAAGGCTGTAACTGTGCTTCGGCCGAAAGAATGGATAATAGTCGGGGTCGGGATGCTTTTGGTTTCCGGCCAGTACATTCTGATGAACCGGGTGGATATCTTGATGCTCGAGCCCATGGCGGGCAAGGAAGCCACCGGCATCTACGCCGTCTGCGTGAGACTTGCCTGGTTGGTCAGCTTTTTCATCCAGGCAGCCAGTGTGATTGCCGCTCCGCTGATTTCCGAGCTTTATTCATCTGGCCAGGCCAGTAAGCTGCAGCGTATTGTCCACTTAACGATTGTTATCTCGTCAGCTTGTTCGGCTGTTATATTTCTTGCTCTGGTCCTGTTCGGCGAGTTGGTACTTGGAGTATTCGGCCCGGCATTTCCGCGCGGCTACCAGGTACTGGTTATTCTGGCGGGAGCTCAATTGTTTAACGCCCTGACAGGACCCTCTGGATTTCTGCTCACAATGACCGGGCATGAACGGCTGTTGGGACTTTTAATGTTTACCGCCCTGGTACTGAACTGTACGCTTAATTTTATTATGATCCCTGCTTACGGAATGGCAGGCGCGGCTTGCGCCACAGGCATTACCACCGTACTCTGGAATACGGTTTCGGTTATCATGATACGGAAAAAAGTGGGCATTTATCCTGTATTGGGGCTCAGCCATCTTCCACCGCGCCAGCTAAACGGAGAAGGTTAA
- a CDS encoding class I SAM-dependent methyltransferase, translating into MDRETKEPRDLAGREHWKRFWAEAGEMDIRLNPRTRNFSDLHKLFVRCLPGTRGKRFMELGCYPGRFLWYFATHFGCRVSGMEYVESCCRATEKNLARENIQSEIINADLFKYDPGSNESWDIIASFGLVEHFVDGELIIQRHLELVKPGGLVIVTVPNLQGLYGKILKKLDPRTYSVHRVISLEQLTGEALACSECEIVEAGYYGRLGFGHTGLREAARGLGKPVDLTTRALLYAMENTAQYLFKPSSCFSPYIALVARKRPAS; encoded by the coding sequence TTGGACAGAGAAACCAAAGAGCCGAGGGATCTGGCGGGCCGGGAACACTGGAAGCGATTCTGGGCCGAAGCCGGAGAGATGGATATCAGGCTGAATCCACGCACCCGGAACTTCAGCGACCTGCATAAACTTTTCGTGCGTTGCCTTCCCGGCACACGGGGAAAGAGATTTATGGAATTGGGGTGTTATCCGGGACGTTTTCTCTGGTATTTCGCCACTCATTTCGGTTGTCGGGTCAGTGGAATGGAATATGTGGAATCCTGCTGCCGGGCAACCGAAAAAAACCTCGCCCGGGAAAATATCCAGAGTGAAATTATAAACGCGGACTTGTTCAAATACGATCCGGGTTCAAATGAAAGCTGGGATATTATAGCAAGTTTCGGCCTGGTGGAGCACTTCGTTGACGGCGAGCTAATTATTCAACGACATTTAGAACTGGTAAAACCGGGGGGCCTGGTAATAGTAACCGTGCCCAACCTGCAGGGCCTGTACGGAAAAATCCTAAAAAAACTGGACCCGCGAACGTACAGTGTTCACCGGGTAATCAGTCTGGAACAATTGACAGGCGAGGCGCTTGCCTGTTCGGAGTGTGAAATCGTAGAAGCCGGTTACTATGGCAGGCTGGGGTTCGGTCACACCGGTTTGCGCGAGGCTGCCCGGGGCCTCGGGAAGCCAGTTGACCTGACAACTCGCGCCCTGTTATATGCAATGGAAAACACAGCTCAATACCTGTTTAAACCCTCTTCCTGTTTTTCTCCATACATAGCCCTGGTAGCTCGCAAACGCCCTGCATCATAA
- a CDS encoding HD domain-containing protein, producing the protein MKNGSVMLLLTDHLVPGMKLGRDIELKAGSFLITRRELADGQLTPKVIESIRKFSDQFVPVPDRVVVDDDDFVLRHVHKILSEDLHRIMDQVTSGKFYPNFLSDGQIQVKVLRVMEMLFSNPGIVKIAYESKFNSEISRRPAELIAEHNIRAALLALALGLKMGWTIIGLMSLGTAALLHDIGLFDPELSDWMQRLDDCSEEEVREFVEAHQQKAAELLGQQDLSVGSYHRAEILNIISGHHCPDHDETSSRSALLFYFVELADEMVSALPHGLRYNFTGQQIKILGERFRRRVGLVDLLSGLNRLFRGEGGLQMEIVTNLAGLFDLDEILVEDFSGKLNEIIEWCPYDSAAANPPADGNHMPRTIYCRRSSEEGFSCEHMVFVNVEVTDRKGGSRAFLKCATLDERLRDLVGKDRQLQ; encoded by the coding sequence ATGAAAAATGGATCGGTAATGCTGTTGCTTACAGACCACCTGGTTCCCGGCATGAAACTGGGACGGGATATCGAGCTTAAGGCGGGCAGTTTTCTTATCACCCGCAGAGAGTTGGCCGACGGGCAACTGACCCCGAAGGTTATCGAATCGATCCGGAAATTTTCCGACCAGTTCGTACCTGTTCCAGACAGGGTAGTGGTGGACGACGACGATTTCGTCTTGCGCCACGTGCACAAGATCCTCTCCGAAGACCTGCACCGGATCATGGACCAGGTGACCTCCGGCAAATTCTACCCCAACTTCCTCTCCGACGGTCAGATTCAGGTTAAAGTGCTGCGGGTTATGGAGATGCTGTTTTCCAATCCCGGTATCGTCAAGATAGCCTACGAGTCAAAATTCAACAGCGAAATTTCCAGGCGTCCCGCCGAGCTGATCGCGGAGCATAATATACGGGCTGCCCTGCTCGCGCTGGCCCTGGGGCTGAAAATGGGCTGGACCATTATCGGGCTGATGAGCCTGGGCACGGCGGCCCTGCTTCACGATATCGGCCTGTTCGATCCGGAACTCAGCGATTGGATGCAGAGGCTGGATGACTGCTCGGAGGAAGAGGTGCGGGAATTCGTTGAAGCACACCAGCAGAAAGCCGCCGAATTGCTGGGACAGCAGGACCTGTCGGTCGGCAGCTACCATCGGGCCGAAATTCTCAACATTATCTCCGGGCATCACTGCCCCGACCACGATGAAACCAGCAGCCGCAGCGCCCTGCTGTTTTATTTCGTCGAACTGGCGGACGAGATGGTATCGGCCCTGCCGCACGGGCTGCGCTACAATTTCACCGGTCAACAGATCAAGATTCTGGGTGAGCGTTTTCGCCGCCGCGTTGGGCTGGTCGATCTGTTGAGCGGCCTGAACCGGCTGTTTCGCGGTGAGGGCGGGCTGCAGATGGAAATTGTCACCAATCTGGCCGGCCTGTTTGATTTGGATGAAATACTTGTCGAGGATTTCTCGGGCAAGCTGAACGAAATTATCGAGTGGTGCCCCTATGATTCAGCCGCCGCCAATCCTCCGGCCGACGGGAATCACATGCCCCGGACGATATATTGCAGGCGCAGCAGCGAGGAAGGGTTCAGCTGCGAGCACATGGTTTTCGTCAACGTTGAGGTTACCGACCGCAAAGGCGGATCCCGCGCATTCCTCAAGTGCGCCACCCTGGATGAGCGGCTTAGAGACCTGGTTGGCAAAGACCGCCAGTTGCAGTAG
- a CDS encoding epoxyqueuosine reductase, translated as MTAGELGSKLDSYVTERGAAFTAFADLGILPAGSRMGLPTGVLIGLALAPEIVAGIGRGPTPEYAAEYNRANEKLEFLAEECAAFLIGNGYRAEPGKPSMYIRDRSALKTDLPHKTVATLAGVGWIGKCALLVTRRWGSAVRYNVVLTDAPLPAGTPLLESECGDCIRCVEECPAGAPLGVEWRAGMEREELYNAVACRDCARRLAVAIGSNRTICGICIAACPHTEAYISRNGG; from the coding sequence ATGACAGCCGGCGAGCTCGGCAGTAAGCTCGATTCATATGTTACGGAGCGGGGAGCTGCGTTCACCGCGTTTGCTGATCTCGGTATCCTGCCCGCCGGGTCGAGAATGGGCCTGCCCACTGGTGTGCTGATCGGGCTGGCCCTGGCCCCGGAGATTGTCGCCGGGATCGGGCGCGGCCCGACTCCGGAGTACGCCGCCGAGTACAACAGGGCCAATGAGAAGCTGGAATTTTTGGCGGAAGAGTGCGCCGCTTTTTTAATCGGCAACGGCTACAGGGCCGAACCGGGGAAACCGTCGATGTACATCCGCGACCGCAGCGCTCTGAAAACCGATCTCCCACACAAGACCGTGGCCACGCTGGCCGGGGTGGGCTGGATCGGTAAGTGCGCGTTGCTTGTCACCCGTCGCTGGGGATCGGCGGTCCGCTATAACGTGGTGCTCACCGATGCTCCGCTGCCGGCCGGAACGCCACTGCTGGAGTCCGAATGCGGGGACTGTATCCGCTGTGTCGAGGAGTGCCCGGCCGGTGCTCCGCTGGGCGTGGAATGGAGGGCCGGGATGGAGCGGGAGGAACTGTACAATGCAGTCGCCTGCCGGGACTGCGCCCGCCGGCTGGCTGTGGCGATAGGATCCAACCGGACAATCTGCGGGATTTGCATTGCCGCCTGCCCCCATACCGAAGCGTATATCTCACGTAACGGCGGGTAA
- a CDS encoding dTDP-4-keto-6-deoxy-D-glucose epimerase, with translation MKILEIKSLALPEIKVVRFGRFHDERGFFSETFRSSDFTAANGLGFLEGETFVQFNESFSRTGVVRGLHFQWQPPMGKLVRTLYGRMVDLALDIRPGSPRMGKIIAYEMPGAEDRDYDEWIWVPPGFAHGNFFSAPTRIEYLCTAVYNPSCESGVNPLDRELDWSLCDKTLAGEYLDLIGGEPVISAKDREACSLAEWMERPEAKTFSC, from the coding sequence ATGAAAATTCTCGAAATCAAATCCCTGGCTTTGCCCGAAATCAAGGTGGTCCGGTTCGGCCGGTTCCACGATGAGCGCGGGTTTTTTAGCGAAACCTTCCGAAGCAGCGATTTTACCGCAGCCAACGGGTTGGGGTTCCTTGAGGGGGAAACGTTTGTCCAGTTCAACGAGAGTTTTTCGCGTACCGGTGTAGTCCGTGGGCTTCATTTTCAGTGGCAGCCGCCGATGGGCAAGCTGGTGCGTACACTCTATGGCCGGATGGTGGACCTGGCGCTCGACATTCGCCCGGGTTCGCCGAGGATGGGGAAGATTATCGCCTACGAGATGCCCGGAGCCGAGGACCGCGATTACGACGAGTGGATCTGGGTCCCGCCAGGATTCGCCCACGGGAATTTTTTCAGCGCGCCGACCCGTATCGAGTATCTCTGCACCGCCGTCTATAACCCGTCATGCGAATCCGGAGTCAATCCGCTGGACAGGGAGCTTGACTGGAGCCTGTGCGATAAAACGCTCGCCGGTGAGTACCTTGATTTGATCGGCGGAGAACCGGTGATATCCGCTAAGGACAGGGAAGCATGCTCGCTGGCGGAGTGGATGGAGCGTCCGGAAGCGAAGACTTTCAGTTGCTGA
- a CDS encoding alanine:cation symporter family protein gives MAAGPMYYLARGLKHSRMGILLSSLFAIAGGAASLLGDVMVQSNSIAHVFHSSFGVPVVISGLAIASLTALVTIGGIKRIGLVAEKLVPVMILLFIGTSLVILALKFSELPVAFLLIVKSAFSPSAALGGFAGCGVMQTVQFGVSRGLYSNEAGWGCSPIYHGAAKEDNPERQAILSMSGVFIDTLVICTMTGLVILVSGAWTGGATSTALTAAAFGSVIPRGETVVALCSLLFGLSTVFVGCYYREQILQFLFGMKFSRAFRYVYVLLVFLGAVFRVELVWSLTMILIALMTVPNLIGVVLLSGRAAYSVGRKNESGPPR, from the coding sequence ATGGCCGCTGGACCGATGTACTATCTCGCCCGCGGCCTCAAACATTCCCGGATGGGCATTCTGCTCTCCTCCCTGTTCGCGATCGCCGGCGGCGCGGCCTCGCTGCTGGGTGACGTGATGGTCCAGTCCAACTCGATAGCCCATGTTTTCCACAGCAGTTTCGGCGTGCCGGTGGTTATCAGCGGCCTCGCAATCGCCTCGCTGACAGCCCTGGTCACGATCGGCGGGATTAAGAGGATCGGGCTGGTAGCGGAAAAACTGGTGCCCGTGATGATCCTGCTCTTTATCGGCACCTCGCTGGTAATCCTGGCGTTGAAATTCAGCGAACTCCCCGTTGCGTTTCTGTTGATAGTCAAAAGCGCGTTCTCACCCTCGGCCGCGCTCGGCGGGTTCGCCGGCTGCGGTGTGATGCAGACTGTCCAGTTCGGGGTCAGCCGGGGCCTCTACTCCAACGAGGCCGGCTGGGGCTGCAGCCCGATTTACCACGGCGCCGCCAAAGAGGACAACCCCGAGCGCCAGGCCATCCTCTCGATGAGCGGCGTCTTTATCGACACGCTGGTGATCTGCACGATGACCGGACTGGTGATTCTCGTCTCCGGCGCCTGGACCGGCGGAGCCACCTCCACCGCCCTGACCGCCGCGGCGTTCGGCAGCGTGATCCCCCGCGGCGAAACGGTTGTGGCGCTCTGCTCGCTGCTGTTCGGCCTGAGTACGGTGTTCGTGGGCTGCTACTACCGGGAGCAGATCCTGCAGTTCCTGTTCGGGATGAAATTCTCGCGGGCGTTTCGCTACGTTTACGTGCTGCTGGTTTTTCTGGGCGCGGTGTTCCGGGTGGAGCTGGTCTGGAGCCTGACCATGATCCTGATCGCGCTGATGACCGTGCCCAACCTGATCGGCGTCGTGCTGCTCAGCGGGAGGGCGGCTTATTCTGTCGGGCGGAAAAACGAAAGCGGCCCGCCGCGATAA
- a CDS encoding alpha/beta hydrolase, with translation MKKRYANICFLLAVVCAAQPTGLRTLKAQNAAGTVPDTIYAKTTYTYKVAGQHEINADVYRKPGDEILPAILWIHGGALIFGTRIWIPVDQLEAYLKAGFAVVAIDYRLAPETKLPEIIEDLKDAYAWLRAEGPGLCGIDPERIAVVGHSAGGYLTLMSGFCLDPRPDALVAFYGYGNITGPWYSQPDPFYNRSPAVSKEQAFQAVGDTVIFRTPSATPARERGKFYLYCRQQGLWPQQVGGHDPADLDWYAAFEPLRNLTPSYPPTVLLHGEKDTDVPFEQSERMAEELKRHGVAFEFIRHPAWGHGFDHVGLDDTGVQEAFDRVLAFLREHVRP, from the coding sequence ATGAAAAAACGATATGCCAATATCTGTTTTCTGCTGGCTGTGGTCTGCGCCGCGCAGCCCACCGGATTGCGCACGCTGAAGGCTCAGAATGCCGCCGGAACCGTCCCGGATACTATCTATGCTAAAACCACCTATACCTACAAGGTTGCGGGGCAACACGAGATTAATGCCGACGTTTATCGCAAGCCAGGCGATGAGATTCTGCCGGCTATCCTCTGGATACACGGCGGCGCACTGATTTTCGGCACTCGAATCTGGATTCCTGTCGATCAACTGGAAGCTTATCTCAAGGCGGGATTCGCGGTAGTAGCGATTGACTACCGCCTGGCGCCGGAAACCAAGCTGCCGGAAATCATCGAGGACCTGAAGGACGCCTATGCCTGGCTGCGGGCCGAAGGCCCCGGACTGTGCGGGATCGACCCGGAGCGGATAGCGGTGGTGGGCCATTCTGCCGGCGGATACCTCACCCTGATGTCCGGCTTCTGCCTGGACCCGCGCCCTGACGCCCTTGTCGCGTTTTATGGCTACGGGAATATCACCGGTCCCTGGTATTCACAACCCGATCCTTTCTATAACCGAAGTCCGGCAGTTTCGAAGGAGCAGGCATTCCAGGCCGTCGGCGATACAGTTATTTTCAGAACCCCGTCAGCAACCCCCGCCCGGGAGCGGGGTAAATTCTATCTCTACTGCCGGCAGCAGGGTCTCTGGCCGCAACAGGTAGGCGGACACGACCCGGCCGATCTGGACTGGTACGCCGCCTTCGAACCCCTGCGTAACCTCACCCCGTCATACCCTCCGACTGTCCTGCTCCACGGCGAAAAAGATACGGACGTGCCTTTCGAGCAATCGGAGAGGATGGCCGAAGAACTCAAGCGTCACGGGGTCGCATTCGAATTCATCCGGCACCCTGCCTGGGGTCATGGCTTCGATCATGTCGGCCTTGATGACACCGGGGTTCAGGAGGCATTCGACCGCGTCCTGGCTTTCCTCCGGGAGCACGTCAGGCCCTAG
- a CDS encoding GWxTD domain-containing protein: MMIRSRILASLVAPLLITAVIPLYAVKEVEMPDNFGSAEWALNNWSESVNYLRYIARDDIRGEFEQRAADERLEAWESFWAAVDKQNGTLEQESRAQYFQRIRYANENFGSILLPGWKTEMGETWIRLGPPDWRDRYAMRGAGRNLEVWNYMDSRDTYLVFMDRTGVGDYDLLNYGAMIEEVYFY, from the coding sequence ATGATGATACGCAGCAGGATTCTTGCATCCCTCGTGGCGCCGCTGCTGATAACGGCGGTGATACCGCTCTACGCGGTTAAAGAAGTCGAGATGCCGGATAATTTCGGCAGCGCCGAGTGGGCGCTGAACAACTGGAGCGAGTCGGTCAATTACCTGCGGTATATCGCCAGGGACGATATCCGCGGGGAGTTTGAACAGCGGGCCGCCGACGAACGGCTGGAAGCGTGGGAAAGCTTCTGGGCCGCTGTAGATAAACAAAACGGGACGCTGGAGCAGGAGAGCCGAGCACAGTATTTCCAGCGAATCCGCTACGCCAACGAGAATTTCGGCTCGATTCTCCTTCCCGGCTGGAAAACCGAGATGGGCGAAACCTGGATCAGGCTCGGCCCGCCCGACTGGCGCGACAGGTACGCCATGCGCGGCGCGGGACGGAATCTGGAAGTCTGGAACTACATGGACTCGCGAGACACTTACCTGGTGTTCATGGACCGCACCGGTGTCGGTGATTACGACCTGCTGAATTATGGCGCGATGATTGAGGAAGTCTACTTTTACTAG
- a CDS encoding glycosyltransferase — protein sequence MDDPAAQNTDPTVTVLMSVYNGQRFLAESIESILGQSFGGFEFLVVDDGSTDSSNAIIQEFARADQRIRILRNETNLGLTRSLNRGIAEARGRYLARQDADDVSLPERLECQTDFLESNPEVGVLGSGCLLIDEAGEVVGERTPVPDSRRLRTELIVKNHALVHTSVMVRTNLLRNAGGYDETIRYAQDYDLWWRLSGRTELANLERKLVKWRVSGAQISAGDRAGQLECMLETSTGIIGSLLGENALPAEPYRRFWLACNSDALEDLRPGDIDLLKPLWDLLSSDKGCPPATIGSIEQLVYRLIRSRGYGAALRLSGILKSYFNNPLRLTSVAASILRSFLPRA from the coding sequence TTGGATGACCCGGCTGCACAAAATACCGATCCCACCGTCACCGTGCTGATGTCGGTGTACAACGGCCAGCGGTTTCTTGCCGAGTCGATCGAAAGTATTCTCGGCCAGTCGTTTGGCGGCTTCGAGTTTCTTGTTGTCGATGACGGTTCGACCGACTCCAGCAACGCGATAATCCAGGAATTCGCCCGCGCCGACCAGCGGATCAGGATTCTGCGCAACGAGACCAACCTGGGCCTGACGCGTTCGCTGAACCGAGGTATCGCCGAGGCCAGGGGCCGGTATCTGGCCCGCCAGGATGCGGATGATGTTTCATTGCCGGAGCGGCTGGAATGCCAGACAGACTTTCTCGAAAGCAATCCGGAGGTGGGCGTGCTGGGCAGTGGATGCCTGCTTATCGACGAGGCGGGCGAGGTAGTCGGCGAGCGGACCCCGGTCCCCGATTCGCGGCGTTTGAGAACCGAACTGATTGTCAAGAACCACGCCCTGGTGCATACGTCGGTGATGGTCCGCACGAACCTGCTCAGGAATGCCGGGGGCTACGACGAAACAATCCGCTATGCCCAGGATTACGACCTCTGGTGGCGGCTGTCCGGCAGGACCGAGCTGGCCAATCTGGAACGCAAACTCGTCAAATGGAGAGTTTCGGGTGCGCAGATCTCTGCGGGCGACAGAGCGGGCCAACTCGAATGCATGCTGGAGACCTCGACAGGGATAATCGGATCATTACTCGGCGAGAATGCATTACCGGCTGAACCGTACCGTAGATTCTGGCTGGCCTGCAACAGCGACGCACTCGAGGACCTGCGTCCCGGTGATATCGATCTTTTAAAACCATTGTGGGATTTGTTGTCAAGTGATAAGGGCTGCCCGCCCGCGACGATCGGTTCTATCGAACAACTGGTTTATCGTCTGATCAGATCACGCGGCTACGGCGCGGCTCTCCGTCTTTCCGGGATTCTCAAATCTTACTTCAATAACCCACTCCGACTGACATCCGTGGCCGCCAGTATCCTGCGAAGTTTTCTGCCGCGAGCCTGA
- the mtnA gene encoding S-methyl-5-thioribose-1-phosphate isomerase: MVVETITWLGNAPGGRVKLIDQTLLPGEEVYLERSDYRDIADDIRRLAVRGAPAIGVAGALAVVLGMQGGTALAPAAFRARLAEVRDELAGTRPTAVNLFWAIDRVKRVADNLDRKTPSAEILSALEREAVGIMRQDRELCRAIGEHGAPLVADSSRVLTHCNAGALATAGIGTALAVIYVATEQGRHPSVWVDETRPLLQGARLTAWELTRAGVPATLICDNMSASLMAAGKVDMVITGADRIAANGDTANKIGTYGVACLAERHDVPFYVAAPFSTFDLEIPDGSRIPIEQRDPAEVTAPRGVQFAPEGMDVFNPAFDVTPAELIAGIITDKGVLRPPYTESIRHALAG; this comes from the coding sequence ATGGTTGTCGAAACTATCACCTGGCTGGGTAATGCGCCCGGCGGCAGGGTTAAACTGATCGACCAGACATTGCTGCCCGGAGAGGAAGTTTATCTCGAACGCAGTGATTACAGGGATATCGCCGATGATATCAGGCGGCTGGCCGTGCGCGGAGCACCGGCGATCGGCGTGGCGGGAGCACTGGCAGTGGTGTTGGGGATGCAGGGCGGGACAGCGCTGGCCCCGGCTGCTTTCCGCGCGAGACTGGCCGAGGTCCGCGATGAGCTGGCAGGCACCAGGCCGACCGCGGTCAACCTGTTCTGGGCTATCGACCGGGTGAAACGGGTGGCGGACAATCTGGACCGGAAGACTCCATCGGCTGAAATACTCTCGGCGCTTGAGCGGGAAGCTGTCGGGATCATGCGCCAAGACCGCGAGCTGTGCCGGGCGATCGGCGAGCACGGCGCTCCGCTGGTGGCCGACAGCAGCCGGGTGCTGACCCACTGCAATGCCGGTGCGCTGGCGACCGCGGGAATAGGCACGGCGCTGGCCGTAATCTACGTGGCCACCGAGCAGGGACGGCACCCCTCGGTATGGGTCGACGAGACCCGTCCCCTGCTCCAGGGTGCCCGGCTGACAGCCTGGGAACTGACCCGTGCCGGCGTTCCCGCCACGCTGATCTGCGATAATATGTCCGCCAGCCTGATGGCCGCCGGGAAAGTGGACATGGTGATCACCGGCGCGGACAGGATAGCGGCCAACGGGGACACGGCCAACAAGATCGGCACTTACGGCGTGGCCTGTCTGGCCGAGCGCCACGACGTACCATTTTATGTGGCAGCGCCGTTCAGCACGTTCGACCTCGAAATTCCCGACGGGAGCCGGATCCCGATCGAACAGCGCGACCCGGCCGAGGTCACTGCTCCCCGCGGCGTGCAGTTCGCTCCCGAGGGTATGGATGTGTTCAACCCGGCGTTCGATGTCACTCCGGCGGAACTGATCGCCGGAATAATCACCGACAAGGGCGTGCTGAGACCTCCGTACACCGAAAGTATCCGTCACGCCCTCGCCGGTTGA